In Grus americana isolate bGruAme1 chromosome 17, bGruAme1.mat, whole genome shotgun sequence, the following proteins share a genomic window:
- the OCSTAMP gene encoding osteoclast stimulatory transmembrane protein: MENFRARLGHLSAAGRRAHVYCEDFLFPKVRRTVAELWSVYSKPVPANGRELWTLFLQCSCVTAVIGGLFYNWMFASLEYSWHLSVAMAVSFSLLLLLTLFLVHPARCVFSMIMPTLGTKEGRKLLLSTCTMIVVVNITPNIISNIKTILQLIKCICKNSSESLLNSTALLETASWEFGDAIQENIHSINIYRPMNGHFQFSLLKNSSLIYQQMHLAGEKIGRDFLAVEVLVKDSVRVGNKLVAGLSMLYLCFESTWYLKNYLTNLRFDNFYITKKLECLAVDRKATHLLVGPFKNLIRPTGLKLSREEVMLCLMQAMLLTVALMLMLVVVALDHFAFSVADTAVRKAAQFSKVPVTLNIKYSAKIGILPFFWKLLKLPYKELPLQDFEGSYHHYLIFSSAHCRISPPMPPNPSVLLVVGLLFCILYATVFLETYAHRLCRKIAGSFFESQEEKRALYLYKKLSRKHKEEKTCVRN, encoded by the exons ATGGAGAATTTTCGAGCAAGACTGGGGCACCTCTCTGCCGCTGG TAGGAGAGCCCATGTCTACTGTGAAGACTTTCTGTTCCCAAAGGTGCGCAGGACTGTGGCAGAACTATGGTCGGTTTACTCCAAGCCTGTCCCAGCAAATGGCAGAGAGCTGTGGACCTTGTTTCTGCAGTGTTCCTGCGTTACAGCGGTGATAGGAGGCCTCTTTTACAACTGGATGTTTGCTTCCCTGGAGTACTCCTGGCATCTGTCCGTTGCAATGGCTGTCTCCTTCAgtctgctccttctcctcacCCTTTTCTTGGTGCATCCTGCCCGTTGTGTCTTCAGTATGATCATGCCTACGTTAGGTACCAAAGAAGGCCGGAAGCTTCTCTTGTCAACCTGCACCATGATAGTAGTGGTTAACATAACTCCCAACATCATAAGCAACATTAAAACCATACTGCAGCTTATTAAGTGCATCTGCAAGAATTCCTCTGAGAGTCTTTTGAACTCAACTGCTCTGCTAGAGACGGCTTCCTGGGAGTTTGGGGATGCAATACAAGAAAACATTCATTCCATTAATATTTATAGACCTATGaatggacattttcagttttcactgcTTAAGAACAGCTCCTTGATTTACCAACAAATGCACCTTGCTGGTGAGAAAATTGGGAGGGACTTTTTGGCTGTTGAGGTACTGGTCAAAGACTCTGTACGAGTAGGCAACAAGCTGGTTGCTGGCCTCTCCATGCTCTATCTCTGTTTTGAGTCCACCTGGTATTTGAAAAATTACCTCACCAACCTCCGCTTTGACAATTTTTACATCACCAAGAAGCTGGAGTGCTTAGCTGTGGACAGAAAAGCAACTCATCTGCTGGTGGGCCCATTCAAAAACCTCATTCGACCAACAGGCTTGAAGTTGTCCCGGGAAGAAGTGATGCTGTGCCTCATGCAAGCCATGCTCCTCACCGTGGCCCTGATGCTGATGCTGGTGGTCGTGGCATTGGACCACTTTGCGTTCAGCGTGGCAGACACTGCAGTGAGAAAGGCAGCTCAGTTCTCCAAGGTGCCCGTCACTCTCAACATCAAATACAGT GCTAAAATAGGGATTCTGCCCTTTTTTTggaaacttttaaaacttccttACAAAGAATTACCACTTCAGGACTTTGAAGGAAGCTACCACCATTATCTGATCTTCAGCTCTGCCCACTGCAGGATCAGCCCTCCGATGCCTCCCAACCCCTCTGTGCTGCTCGTCGTGGGGCTGCTCTTCTGTATCCTCTATGCCACTGTATTTCTGGAAACCTATGCACACCGCCTGTGCAGAAAAATCGCAGGCTCCTTCTTTGAGAGTCAGGAGGAGAAGCGGGCACTTTACCTCTACAAGAAGCTGTCCAGGAAgcacaaggaggaaaaaacctgtgTGAGAAACTAA